One part of the Caproiciproducens sp. CPB-2 genome encodes these proteins:
- a CDS encoding fumarylacetoacetate hydrolase family protein, with the protein MKLIRYQFEEKTEFGSLEEQTVRRLKGDIGSGFSETGETVPLCRVRLLSPVMPGKAVCIGLNYKDHIAESGAKTPESPVVFLKPSTAVIAPQQEIEYPAISSHVDYEGELAIVIGKKAKQVKKANAAEYILGYTCANDVSARDYQPADGQWTIAKGFDTFLPLGPCIQTQADPANLEIRTYLNGRLVQHSNTSQLLFQPYELVSYLSRIMTLEPGDVVLTGTPSGVGPIRPGDAVDVEIEQIGRLTNTVRAAQIR; encoded by the coding sequence ATGAAACTGATCCGTTACCAGTTTGAAGAAAAAACGGAATTCGGAAGCCTGGAAGAACAGACCGTCCGCCGCCTGAAGGGCGATATCGGGAGCGGCTTTTCCGAAACCGGGGAAACGGTTCCGCTTTGCCGGGTCCGGCTTTTAAGCCCGGTCATGCCGGGAAAGGCGGTCTGCATCGGGCTGAACTACAAGGACCACATTGCGGAATCCGGGGCAAAAACGCCGGAATCGCCGGTCGTGTTCCTGAAACCGAGCACTGCGGTAATCGCGCCGCAGCAGGAAATCGAGTATCCCGCCATTTCCTCCCACGTGGATTACGAGGGCGAGCTGGCGATCGTGATCGGGAAAAAGGCAAAACAGGTTAAAAAGGCAAACGCGGCGGAATACATATTGGGATACACCTGCGCAAACGACGTCAGCGCGCGCGACTATCAGCCGGCGGACGGGCAGTGGACCATCGCGAAGGGGTTTGATACCTTTCTGCCGCTGGGCCCCTGCATCCAGACGCAGGCCGACCCCGCAAATCTGGAAATACGGACCTATCTGAACGGCCGCCTGGTCCAGCACTCCAACACGTCCCAGCTGCTGTTTCAGCCGTATGAGCTTGTCAGCTACCTTTCGCGGATCATGACTCTGGAACCGGGGGACGTCGTTCTGACGGGAACCCCTTCCGGCGTAGGGCCCATTCGTCCCGGCGACGCGGTGGATGTGGAAATCGAACAGATCGGACGGCTGACAAACACAGTGAGAGCCGCCCAAATACGATAA
- a CDS encoding ABC transporter ATP-binding protein, translated as MKTILRTENVVKNFSGLVAVRDLSFEMAERNIHALIGPNGSGKTTTINMITGAFPVTSGRIFYGDTEISGMPTHQIARLGIGRTFQNLKLFTSMTVMENLMVGGHQMMPAGILRFLVDPAKSRQEEKQVEEKAKQVLDFIGMYDLKDEKVSSLPYGRQKMTELGRALMMDPKLLFLDEPAAGLNPSERVEFVNIMLKTFDLGIDLFLIEHNMDVVMNICSRITVLNFGAKIAEGTPDEIKNNEEVIKAYLGNRYQSEKA; from the coding sequence ATGAAGACAATATTAAGAACTGAAAATGTTGTAAAAAACTTTTCCGGGCTGGTCGCGGTACGCGATTTGTCCTTCGAAATGGCTGAGCGGAACATCCACGCGCTGATCGGGCCGAACGGTTCCGGAAAAACCACGACCATCAACATGATTACCGGCGCTTTTCCGGTAACGAGCGGCCGGATTTTCTATGGGGACACCGAAATCAGCGGAATGCCCACCCACCAGATCGCCCGGCTGGGGATCGGAAGGACGTTCCAGAACCTGAAGCTGTTCACCTCCATGACGGTGATGGAAAACCTGATGGTGGGCGGCCACCAGATGATGCCCGCCGGCATTCTCCGCTTTCTGGTCGATCCCGCCAAAAGCAGGCAGGAAGAAAAACAGGTGGAGGAAAAAGCAAAGCAGGTTCTGGATTTTATCGGCATGTACGACCTGAAGGACGAAAAAGTCTCGTCGCTGCCGTACGGACGCCAGAAAATGACCGAGCTGGGCCGCGCGCTGATGATGGACCCCAAGCTGCTTTTCCTCGACGAGCCCGCGGCCGGGCTGAATCCTTCCGAGCGTGTGGAGTTCGTCAATATCATGCTGAAAACCTTCGACCTTGGCATCGACCTGTTCCTGATTGAACACAACATGGACGTCGTCATGAACATTTGCAGCCGGATCACCGTTCTGAACTTCGGTGCAAAAATCGCAGAGGGTACGCCGGATGAGATTAAGAACAACGAGGAAGTCATCAAGGCATATCTGGGCAACAGATACCAGTCCGAGAAAGCCTAA
- a CDS encoding dihydrodipicolinate synthase family protein gives MAEKKLYGIIAPLITPFTKDGELDEALVEKEIKFLLKAGVHGISPGGSTGEGAAVTDEELVRMIELIRSIDRDIPIVAGIIRNSTRAAVKGALAAKAAGADALMVTPVSYNVLVPDDEGNYSFYEAVSKAADLPIVIYNVVPQNTISARLFSRLLNIENVIGIKQSCGGIMAFYEMKMVNGSRGKIFSATDDMLYSTYELGADGAISAILTVFPEICVEMWNDVQNKNNAHALKLQNRMYATWQAIAGNQFPIRIKHALRLLGRNPGYPRSPITHIAEQDQEKIETALREAGFIQ, from the coding sequence GTGGCAGAGAAGAAGCTCTATGGCATTATCGCTCCGCTCATCACTCCCTTTACAAAAGACGGCGAGCTGGATGAGGCACTTGTTGAAAAGGAAATCAAATTTTTACTGAAAGCGGGCGTTCACGGAATCAGCCCCGGCGGCAGCACCGGCGAAGGAGCCGCTGTGACCGACGAGGAACTGGTCCGCATGATCGAACTGATCCGTTCGATCGACAGGGACATCCCGATTGTGGCCGGAATTATCCGCAACAGCACCAGGGCGGCCGTCAAAGGCGCGCTGGCCGCAAAGGCTGCGGGCGCGGACGCGCTGATGGTTACCCCGGTTTCCTATAATGTGCTTGTCCCGGACGACGAAGGCAACTACAGTTTTTACGAGGCTGTTTCCAAGGCGGCGGATTTACCGATCGTCATTTACAATGTCGTCCCCCAGAACACCATTTCCGCCCGCCTGTTCAGCCGTCTGCTCAACATTGAGAATGTGATCGGCATTAAGCAGAGCTGCGGCGGCATTATGGCATTTTACGAAATGAAGATGGTAAACGGCAGCCGCGGCAAAATATTCAGCGCGACGGACGACATGCTGTATTCCACCTATGAGCTCGGCGCGGACGGCGCTATTTCCGCTATTCTGACCGTATTCCCCGAGATCTGTGTGGAAATGTGGAACGACGTGCAGAATAAAAACAACGCCCATGCTCTAAAGCTGCAGAACAGGATGTACGCCACCTGGCAGGCCATCGCCGGAAACCAGTTCCCCATCCGGATTAAGCACGCCCTCCGTCTGCTGGGCAGGAACCCCGGCTATCCCCGTTCCCCGATCACCCATATTGCGGAGCAGGATCAGGAAAAAATTGAAACCGCTCTCAGAGAGGCCGGTTTCATTCAATAA
- the dapA gene encoding 4-hydroxy-tetrahydrodipicolinate synthase — MTRKEFTAKYGQILLPLVTPYDENEEVNYGRYAELIEYLIANDLCDSFIVTGTTGEASLLTFDERVRLMETAVKTVAGRKPVIAGTGCASTKETIALTKKAVECGIDLCMVVAPFYNKPTQEGIYNHYKAVAESTTANILLYNIPIFVGVNIEAETVARLAKFDNIIGIKDEAGINPTQITDYFIATGKVDPNFVIFNGDDIMLLPTIVQGAMGVVSGGAHIFGHEIRTIIKAFEAGDHEKAKDLFVPLYKFCKSCGQNGRILPNSIMRPAIELVTGIKVGPARKPLAPITEEEKKVLIDTLTSIGVKVKA; from the coding sequence ATGACAAGAAAAGAGTTTACAGCGAAATATGGCCAGATTCTTCTTCCCCTGGTAACCCCTTATGATGAGAACGAAGAAGTCAACTATGGCAGATATGCCGAGCTGATTGAATACCTCATCGCCAACGACCTCTGCGATTCCTTTATCGTAACCGGCACCACCGGAGAAGCTTCCCTTCTGACCTTTGACGAGCGCGTCAGGCTGATGGAGACGGCGGTGAAGACCGTCGCCGGCAGAAAGCCCGTCATCGCCGGTACCGGCTGCGCTTCCACCAAGGAAACGATTGCTCTGACAAAAAAAGCGGTTGAGTGCGGCATCGACCTGTGCATGGTAGTCGCTCCTTTCTACAACAAACCCACACAGGAAGGCATCTACAACCATTACAAAGCGGTGGCGGAAAGCACAACGGCCAATATCCTGCTCTACAATATCCCGATTTTCGTAGGGGTCAACATTGAAGCGGAAACCGTCGCAAGGCTGGCAAAATTCGATAACATCATCGGCATCAAGGACGAAGCCGGCATCAACCCCACCCAGATCACGGACTATTTTATCGCTACCGGGAAAGTCGATCCCAATTTCGTTATTTTCAACGGCGACGACATCATGCTGCTCCCCACCATCGTACAGGGCGCCATGGGCGTTGTCAGCGGCGGCGCGCATATTTTCGGCCACGAAATCAGAACCATTATCAAAGCGTTTGAAGCGGGCGATCATGAAAAGGCCAAGGATTTGTTCGTGCCCCTTTATAAATTCTGCAAATCCTGCGGCCAGAACGGAAGAATTCTTCCCAACTCCATTATGCGTCCCGCCATCGAGCTGGTTACCGGAATCAAGGTCGGCCCGGCCAGAAAACCCCTCGCTCCCATTACGGAGGAGGAGAAGAAGGTTCTCATCGACACCCTTACTTCCATCGGTGTAAAAGTGAAAGCATAG
- a CDS encoding ABC transporter ATP-binding protein gives MLKINKIDVFYGKVQALFDVSMEINDKEIVSIIGANGAGKSTLMKAIAGLNKASSGSIEFMGEEIGNVRAHKIVHRGIVYVPEGREVFPEMSVLENLEMGAFNRKFSKAELNKNIEESYALFPRLKERSKQLAGTLSGGEQQMLAICRGMMSDPKLIMFDEPSLGLAPVTVSEMFDAIVKIHEVRKIPVIIVEQNAFMAMSISDRTYVMEVGHMVQCGNSKELLNSPTIKKAYLGG, from the coding sequence GTGCTAAAGATTAATAAGATTGACGTATTTTACGGGAAAGTGCAAGCCCTCTTCGACGTTTCCATGGAGATCAACGACAAAGAGATCGTGTCCATCATCGGCGCCAACGGCGCGGGAAAGTCCACGCTGATGAAAGCGATCGCCGGGCTGAACAAAGCCAGCAGCGGCTCCATCGAATTCATGGGCGAGGAGATCGGCAATGTCCGCGCCCACAAGATCGTTCACAGGGGAATCGTCTATGTTCCGGAAGGCCGCGAGGTTTTTCCCGAAATGTCCGTGCTTGAAAATCTGGAAATGGGCGCATTTAACAGAAAATTTTCCAAAGCGGAACTGAACAAAAACATTGAGGAATCCTACGCCCTTTTCCCCCGGCTGAAGGAACGCTCCAAGCAGCTGGCGGGCACCCTCAGCGGCGGCGAACAGCAGATGCTTGCCATTTGCAGAGGAATGATGTCCGACCCGAAGCTCATTATGTTCGACGAGCCTTCTCTGGGCCTTGCCCCAGTTACCGTCAGCGAAATGTTTGACGCGATCGTAAAAATCCACGAGGTCCGCAAAATCCCCGTCATCATCGTAGAACAGAACGCATTTATGGCCATGTCCATTTCCGACAGGACCTATGTCATGGAAGTGGGCCACATGGTGCAGTGCGGAAACAGCAAGGAACTGCTGAACAGCCCGACGATCAAAAAAGCGTATCTTGGCGGATAA
- a CDS encoding FadR/GntR family transcriptional regulator, with translation MKPIHKVSVTDQTVEKLKELIQTEGYQIGDRLPTQAEIGQILNIGRSAVREAIRVLEAEGIVEVLCGKGVFIINPVGNEKQNAEDWYEQNKTRITDFVNVRGAMEPLAIKLAMERATPADMEKIHDKLLAFEQAVESGDPSVMETTDYEFHKAILETSRNQFILNIMDNINWLQRELRRESFKSHREGLNAQEGHRKMYDAMVNDQVETAVEEMRVHVANSRINYLKMLKNLQPESMKKTL, from the coding sequence ATGAAACCCATTCACAAGGTGTCTGTAACTGACCAGACAGTAGAAAAACTGAAAGAACTGATACAGACCGAAGGCTATCAGATCGGCGACCGGCTGCCGACACAGGCGGAAATCGGACAAATCCTGAACATCGGCCGCTCCGCGGTCCGGGAAGCGATCCGCGTGCTGGAGGCGGAAGGAATCGTAGAGGTGCTGTGCGGCAAAGGCGTGTTCATCATCAATCCCGTCGGAAACGAAAAGCAAAACGCCGAGGATTGGTATGAGCAGAATAAAACGAGAATCACCGACTTTGTCAACGTGAGAGGCGCAATGGAGCCGCTGGCGATCAAGCTGGCGATGGAACGGGCGACTCCCGCGGACATGGAAAAAATACACGATAAGCTGCTGGCGTTCGAGCAGGCGGTGGAATCGGGCGACCCAAGCGTCATGGAAACAACCGATTATGAATTTCACAAGGCAATTTTAGAGACAAGCCGGAACCAGTTTATCCTGAACATCATGGACAATATCAACTGGCTGCAGCGGGAACTGCGCCGCGAGTCCTTCAAAAGCCACAGGGAAGGCCTGAACGCGCAGGAAGGACACCGCAAAATGTACGACGCAATGGTAAACGATCAGGTGGAAACCGCTGTGGAGGAGATGAGAGTCCACGTCGCCAATTCGCGCATCAATTACCTGAAAATGCTGAAGAATCTGCAGCCCGAAAGTATGAAAAAAACGCTGTGA
- a CDS encoding branched-chain amino acid ABC transporter permease, with amino-acid sequence MKKTMLESVLQLIVSGVAMGFIYALVGIEYTLVWNSTGLLNFSHDKFIMLSAYIFAGTFVIRMGLPPALGVLASLLVMFLFGVLVAVGIFNPLRSMASPIFAVMGTVVLGRIISELVRLIWGPIPFTLPNYLTGTYQIGNIIIGRVNVWIIVISSLLVASLQIFFKTTKTGKAMRCVQQNKKAATLMGIDVSKNIVFTIVLSSLVCTVIGMLVIPLFTVDTAMANMIGLKGFSSGVIGGFGYLPGVIAGGVFLGVLENFSTIVLPAVYKDCVGFVLMIIFLLVRPSGILGHRKNLR; translated from the coding sequence ATGAAAAAAACAATGCTGGAAAGCGTCTTGCAATTAATCGTAAGCGGCGTTGCCATGGGCTTTATTTATGCTCTGGTCGGCATCGAATACACTCTGGTCTGGAATTCAACCGGTCTTTTGAATTTCAGCCATGACAAATTCATTATGCTGAGCGCCTACATCTTTGCGGGTACCTTCGTAATCCGGATGGGCCTTCCCCCGGCCCTGGGGGTGCTCGCGTCCTTGCTGGTAATGTTTCTTTTCGGCGTGCTGGTGGCGGTCGGGATTTTCAATCCCCTGCGCAGCATGGCCTCTCCTATTTTTGCCGTTATGGGCACCGTCGTGCTTGGACGGATCATCTCGGAATTGGTGCGTCTGATCTGGGGGCCCATTCCCTTCACCCTTCCGAATTATCTGACGGGAACCTATCAGATTGGAAACATAATTATCGGCCGCGTCAATGTCTGGATCATTGTCATATCGTCTCTGCTGGTCGCCTCGCTGCAGATTTTCTTCAAGACGACCAAAACGGGAAAGGCCATGCGCTGCGTACAGCAGAACAAAAAAGCCGCCACGCTGATGGGAATTGACGTCAGCAAGAACATCGTGTTTACCATCGTGCTCAGTTCCCTGGTATGTACGGTCATCGGCATGCTCGTCATCCCGCTGTTCACGGTGGATACCGCCATGGCGAATATGATCGGGCTCAAGGGCTTTTCCTCCGGCGTCATCGGCGGCTTCGGCTATCTGCCCGGCGTCATCGCGGGCGGCGTTTTCCTTGGCGTCCTGGAAAATTTCAGCACCATCGTGCTTCCGGCCGTTTATAAGGACTGTGTCGGCTTCGTGCTGATGATCATCTTCCTGCTGGTCCGTCCGTCCGGCATTTTGGGACACCGGAAAAACCTGCGTTAG
- a CDS encoding branched-chain amino acid ABC transporter permease, whose protein sequence is MKKVKIALMALILALLVAFPLFDSNLYHQQLMNQVFVNIIVVMGLNFITGLTGQMNLGTAGIFALGAYGSALTCTKLGTPVWLGFPIAIVIGFLIGRGLGYPSLRVKGVYLSLTTIGFSEVVRLILTNAIDFTGGSQGVQNIPFLNLFGFEFNTPFKIYYLYFALTIIMAIAAARIVSSKWGRVFKAIRDNSDAVEACGIDVANLKILAFTMAAVYGCIGGFLYTHMMGYINPTAFNQDLSVNYLVMMMIGGIGSVAGNILGAVMVTLLPEILRFMQNYYWLIFSIITLIFAVFLPYGIVSLFKKSERQERHFDIFHSIKKAREIWGGRIAK, encoded by the coding sequence ATGAAAAAAGTTAAAATTGCGCTGATGGCTCTAATCCTCGCTTTGCTGGTCGCGTTCCCCCTGTTCGACAGCAACCTTTACCATCAGCAGCTGATGAATCAGGTGTTTGTCAATATCATTGTGGTCATGGGCCTGAACTTTATTACCGGCCTGACCGGCCAGATGAATCTGGGCACGGCGGGCATTTTCGCGCTTGGCGCCTACGGCTCCGCGCTGACGTGCACCAAGCTGGGCACCCCGGTCTGGCTCGGCTTCCCGATTGCCATTGTGATCGGCTTCCTGATCGGAAGAGGGCTCGGCTACCCCAGCCTGCGTGTAAAGGGCGTCTATCTGTCGCTGACCACGATCGGCTTCAGCGAGGTCGTCAGGCTGATTCTCACCAACGCCATCGATTTTACGGGAGGCTCCCAGGGCGTTCAGAACATCCCTTTCCTGAATCTGTTCGGGTTTGAATTCAACACGCCGTTTAAAATTTATTACCTCTATTTCGCTCTTACCATTATTATGGCCATCGCGGCGGCAAGAATCGTTTCCTCCAAATGGGGCAGGGTCTTCAAAGCCATCCGCGACAACAGCGACGCGGTGGAAGCGTGCGGAATCGACGTCGCAAACCTGAAAATCCTTGCCTTCACAATGGCGGCCGTCTACGGCTGTATCGGCGGTTTCCTGTATACCCACATGATGGGCTACATCAATCCGACGGCGTTCAATCAGGACCTGTCGGTAAACTACCTTGTTATGATGATGATCGGCGGCATCGGCTCCGTAGCGGGAAACATACTGGGCGCCGTCATGGTAACCCTTTTGCCGGAAATCCTGCGCTTTATGCAGAATTATTACTGGCTGATTTTCAGTATTATCACGCTGATTTTCGCAGTGTTCCTGCCGTACGGCATTGTGTCGCTTTTCAAAAAATCGGAAAGGCAGGAAAGGCATTTCGATATATTCCATTCCATTAAGAAAGCCCGGGAAATATGGGGAGGAAGGATCGCCAAATGA
- a CDS encoding FadR/GntR family transcriptional regulator — protein MEQIKRISLTDTVVDTIKEQIIMGTFKAGEKFAPEAALCKELDVSRPTLREAFKVLEAMGYVELKSGKGSFVADWKKKIENSKPLFVANRATFQEYIQVRQGIEPIAMRLAVEKLTDEKYRELEAIHSAFVKAVDKKDAAQLLLLDEAFHEEIMKLSGNKLLINISKSLVNLFRQFRAYTFSDSGVYSNALPYHTEILKQMKERNVEGSVNTLIRHLQTIESDMHALLGTMMSE, from the coding sequence ATGGAACAAATCAAAAGAATTTCATTAACGGACACCGTTGTGGACACCATCAAAGAACAGATTATCATGGGAACTTTCAAAGCGGGAGAAAAATTTGCACCCGAAGCAGCGCTGTGCAAGGAGCTGGATGTCAGCCGTCCGACCCTGCGCGAAGCGTTCAAAGTGCTGGAGGCCATGGGCTATGTGGAGCTGAAATCCGGCAAGGGTTCCTTTGTCGCCGACTGGAAAAAGAAGATCGAAAACAGCAAGCCGCTGTTTGTCGCCAACCGCGCCACCTTTCAGGAGTATATCCAGGTCCGCCAGGGAATTGAGCCGATTGCCATGCGCCTTGCGGTAGAAAAGCTGACGGATGAGAAGTACCGGGAGCTGGAAGCGATTCATTCCGCGTTCGTCAAGGCCGTCGACAAAAAGGACGCGGCTCAGCTATTGCTGCTGGACGAGGCTTTTCACGAAGAGATCATGAAGCTGTCGGGCAATAAACTGCTCATCAATATCAGCAAGAGCCTGGTCAACCTGTTCCGCCAGTTCCGCGCTTACACCTTCTCTGACAGCGGAGTCTACAGCAACGCCCTTCCCTACCACACCGAAATTCTCAAACAGATGAAGGAAAGGAATGTCGAGGGAAGCGTCAATACTCTGATCAGGCATCTGCAGACGATCGAGTCCGACATGCACGCGCTTTTGGGAACGATGATGTCAGAATAG
- a CDS encoding FadR/GntR family transcriptional regulator, whose translation MQPITKVSITDKVVEAIKEYIITGNYSSGDKLPSENGLSQQLQVGRSTIREALRILQAMGYVDIQHGRGAFVAQPRDITASIAKNWFSVNNYKIADIMEVRLAVEQMMAKLCATNMTDSELASLMEIHENFVQAIHTGQINQIIMYDEYFHAGIAKGSHNPLFITINAQISDALRSYRAHSYSIPENRTHAVKPHQDIIQALVRHDPAEASKAMETHILIALEDMSMLVQGQDSSETAHEAFNK comes from the coding sequence ATGCAGCCAATCACAAAGGTTTCCATCACGGACAAAGTGGTCGAAGCTATTAAAGAATATATTATTACCGGGAACTATTCTTCCGGGGATAAGCTCCCTTCCGAAAACGGACTGAGCCAGCAGCTTCAGGTGGGCCGTTCCACCATTCGGGAAGCCCTTCGCATTCTGCAGGCGATGGGGTATGTGGATATTCAGCACGGGAGAGGCGCGTTTGTCGCTCAGCCGCGCGACATTACCGCCAGCATTGCAAAGAACTGGTTTTCTGTGAACAATTATAAAATTGCGGACATCATGGAAGTACGCCTTGCGGTGGAGCAGATGATGGCAAAGCTCTGCGCCACAAATATGACGGACAGCGAGCTGGCCAGCCTGATGGAAATCCACGAAAATTTTGTGCAGGCCATTCATACCGGACAGATCAACCAGATCATTATGTACGACGAATATTTTCACGCCGGCATCGCGAAAGGCTCGCACAATCCGCTGTTTATCACCATTAACGCGCAGATTTCCGATGCGCTCAGGTCCTACCGCGCCCACTCGTATTCCATTCCGGAAAACCGTACGCACGCGGTGAAGCCTCACCAGGATATCATTCAGGCACTGGTCAGGCACGACCCCGCCGAAGCCTCCAAAGCAATGGAAACGCACATCCTGATCGCGCTGGAAGATATGTCCATGCTGGTGCAGGGGCAGGACAGTTCGGAGACCGCGCACGAGGCTTTTAACAAATAA
- a CDS encoding iron-containing alcohol dehydrogenase, with the protein MNNREAIQLGAGRYIQYYGALDEIGAEASSIGRKAYILGDETTLAKVMKKMGMKLQQAGVDYAVKAFDGPAVDASFEQIAQEVRGSGADVIIGVGGGKTIDIAKAASDLTDVKIITVPTSSATCASYAVLYVAYNENGSVNGSRFMHHEVSAVIVDLEIVQDDCPPRYFASGIADAMAKNPEIMFTMIRLGTANNRANTDAATVVAKYTYDNYLEKAQKAYEAFVNGEHCDLVEDIVCCNIMLTGLVSNLSTGGKQLALAHNFYDAVCCMYKEVRRQYLHGELVGLGIPLQLGVNGVPQKEIEAIKKFLASIHVPVTLEEIGISTDDATLEKLTDYILNATDKDDLELRRAIRANLKYMM; encoded by the coding sequence ATGAATAATCGGGAAGCGATCCAACTTGGCGCGGGGCGGTACATACAGTATTACGGCGCTTTGGACGAAATCGGCGCCGAAGCTTCGTCCATCGGCCGGAAAGCCTATATTTTAGGCGATGAAACCACACTGGCCAAGGTAATGAAGAAAATGGGAATGAAGCTGCAGCAGGCCGGGGTGGACTATGCGGTAAAGGCATTTGACGGGCCGGCAGTGGATGCAAGCTTTGAACAGATCGCTCAGGAGGTCCGCGGGAGCGGCGCTGACGTTATCATCGGTGTGGGCGGCGGCAAAACCATAGACATTGCAAAAGCCGCCAGCGACCTGACGGACGTGAAGATCATTACGGTCCCCACTTCCTCCGCCACCTGCGCCTCCTACGCCGTCCTTTATGTCGCTTACAATGAAAACGGGTCGGTCAACGGAAGCCGGTTTATGCATCACGAGGTCAGTGCGGTCATTGTCGATCTGGAGATCGTCCAGGACGACTGCCCGCCGCGCTATTTCGCCTCCGGCATCGCGGACGCGATGGCGAAGAACCCGGAAATCATGTTTACCATGATCCGGCTGGGAACCGCCAACAACCGTGCCAATACCGACGCCGCGACGGTCGTTGCGAAATACACCTACGACAACTATCTGGAAAAGGCGCAGAAGGCCTATGAAGCCTTCGTAAACGGGGAACACTGCGATCTGGTGGAAGACATCGTTTGCTGCAACATCATGCTTACCGGGCTGGTTTCCAACCTTTCCACCGGCGGCAAGCAGCTGGCCCTTGCCCATAACTTTTACGACGCGGTCTGCTGCATGTACAAGGAGGTCCGCCGCCAGTATCTGCACGGAGAGCTGGTCGGCCTGGGAATCCCCCTTCAGTTGGGAGTCAACGGGGTTCCGCAGAAGGAGATCGAAGCAATCAAAAAATTCCTGGCAAGTATCCATGTCCCGGTCACTTTGGAAGAAATCGGAATTTCCACGGATGACGCGACTTTGGAAAAGCTGACGGATTATATCCTGAACGCTACCGACAAGGACGATCTGGAGCTCCGCAGGGCGATCCGCGCCAACCTGAAATACATGATGTAA
- a CDS encoding ABC transporter substrate-binding protein, protein MKKVETMSAHGATTISKSWFRKITALVMALCLTFSYGCAGNSQSSDVSGSPSTANSAAEQKFDGKITIGVSAGITGSIPMAGERTLQGVKMAVEEINAKGGVLGKELVIEVADDQSNQSVVINAVNKLASNPDVVAIIGPHLSGSVMAASDTLKKAKVPFLSQGTSPKLRTIGNEYLFKIRPCDAISAEVAAKYAVEDLGAKKVGISYNNNDFGVGGKGVIEAYLTKVGVPFVSEGHNSGDKDLTGQIMKLKNENVDVVISWTDDAESALTARQFYELNLNKPVITSTATSTQQVLDLIDEKAVEGFYSVCDFVITDPSEEVQDFAKRFKEKYGIAPDQYAGNNYSVTYLIADAITRAGKADREAIREALASTKDVSGLSGTYHADSNNELIHECKLVQIKSKVPQVIKTISVDVK, encoded by the coding sequence ATGAAAAAGGTCGAAACCATGAGTGCACACGGGGCAACCACCATCAGCAAGAGTTGGTTCAGGAAGATCACGGCTTTGGTAATGGCATTATGTTTGACATTTTCCTATGGGTGCGCGGGCAATTCACAGTCGTCGGACGTTTCCGGCAGTCCGAGCACGGCAAATTCCGCTGCAGAGCAGAAGTTTGACGGCAAAATCACCATCGGCGTTTCCGCAGGTATCACCGGAAGCATCCCGATGGCAGGCGAAAGAACGCTGCAGGGTGTAAAAATGGCGGTTGAGGAAATCAACGCCAAGGGCGGCGTGCTGGGCAAGGAGCTGGTGATTGAGGTCGCGGACGACCAATCGAACCAGAGCGTCGTTATCAACGCGGTCAACAAGCTGGCCAGCAACCCCGACGTGGTCGCCATTATCGGGCCCCACCTGAGCGGCAGCGTCATGGCGGCCAGCGATACCCTGAAAAAGGCGAAGGTTCCGTTCCTGTCACAGGGAACCAGCCCGAAGCTGAGAACCATCGGCAACGAATATCTGTTTAAAATCAGGCCCTGCGACGCGATTTCCGCGGAAGTCGCCGCGAAATACGCGGTGGAGGACCTGGGCGCCAAAAAAGTCGGAATCTCCTACAACAACAACGATTTCGGCGTAGGCGGCAAAGGCGTGATCGAAGCCTATCTTACCAAGGTCGGCGTCCCCTTCGTTTCCGAAGGACACAACTCCGGCGACAAGGACCTGACCGGTCAGATCATGAAGCTGAAAAACGAAAATGTCGACGTCGTGATTTCCTGGACGGACGACGCGGAATCCGCGCTGACAGCGCGTCAGTTCTATGAGCTTAACCTGAACAAGCCTGTCATCACCTCCACCGCCACCTCCACGCAGCAGGTGCTCGACCTGATCGACGAAAAGGCCGTCGAAGGCTTCTACAGCGTATGCGACTTCGTAATTACCGATCCGTCCGAGGAAGTGCAGGATTTTGCAAAACGTTTTAAAGAAAAATACGGGATTGCCCCGGATCAGTACGCGGGCAACAACTACAGCGTCACTTACCTGATCGCGGACGCGATCACCCGCGCCGGCAAAGCCGACAGGGAAGCAATCCGCGAGGCTTTGGCCAGCACCAAGGATGTTTCCGGATTATCCGGTACATATCATGCCGACAGCAACAACGAGTTGATCCACGAGTGCAAGCTGGTTCAGATCAAGAGCAAGGTTCCTCAGGTTATCAAGACGATTTCTGTCGACGTAAAGTAA